A stretch of the Polyangiaceae bacterium genome encodes the following:
- a CDS encoding enoyl-CoA hydratase/isomerase family protein, translated as MTHPVELEGHDGVAVIRIDSPPVNALSAEVLVGLGECLRAALGDPAVAGIVLTGNGKSFVAGADVTRLEKIARGAPLDVAGVPRLPELIATLESSVKPTVAAIEGFALGGGLELALGCHARVGSPLCRVGLPELLLGLIPGAGGTQRLPRLAGVRAASEMMLSSRQVKAEEALRLGILDEVVPSDELVPRAAALARELGKTERRLALERSDRLEPEAEWREILARAGRELQKKQPHVTHPSACLEAIEHGLVHGGCAGLERERELFLEALASEPARALIHLFFAERAAAKVPGVTDAGLSPRHPSRVVVIGGGTMGSGIATALLDAGVGVGLVEASAALGDAAAARIRKNFARSIEKGRLSAAAAEQRVAGLSLHTELDALGEAGFVIEAATEELDLKRQLFAELGRRTGPDTWLASNTSTIDLELLAEASGAPERVLGLHFFSPAHVMKLVEVVRTPRTSARALSDALALCKRMKKTSVTVGNCTGFLVNRIFMPYSQLTGLLIDRGVDPYRIDRALSEFGMPMGPSRMSDLAGLDVGVAAGAILDAAYPTRAYRSALRRVLVEAGRLGEKTGAGHYRHESGRAEEDPELTAFVARARELAGSPAEVALADAEIPRILLFGVVNEACRALEEGIVLRPSDIDVAANLGMGFPAFRGGPMRWADGIGAAAVHAALVEWRDRFAQPIFEPAPYLADCARTGASLLTRC; from the coding sequence ATGACGCATCCGGTGGAGCTCGAGGGCCACGACGGCGTCGCGGTGATCCGCATCGACAGCCCGCCGGTCAACGCGCTCTCGGCGGAGGTGCTGGTCGGGCTCGGCGAGTGCCTTCGGGCGGCGCTCGGCGATCCGGCCGTTGCCGGCATCGTGCTCACGGGCAACGGCAAGAGCTTCGTCGCTGGCGCCGACGTGACGCGTCTGGAGAAGATCGCGCGCGGGGCGCCCTTGGACGTGGCCGGCGTGCCCCGTCTCCCGGAGCTGATCGCGACCCTGGAGAGCAGCGTCAAGCCGACGGTCGCCGCCATCGAGGGCTTCGCGCTCGGCGGCGGGCTCGAGCTCGCGCTGGGCTGCCACGCGCGCGTGGGCTCGCCGCTCTGCCGCGTCGGGTTGCCGGAGCTCCTGCTCGGGCTGATCCCCGGAGCCGGCGGCACGCAGCGGCTCCCGCGTCTGGCGGGGGTGCGCGCCGCGAGTGAGATGATGCTCTCGAGCCGGCAGGTGAAGGCGGAAGAAGCGCTGCGGCTCGGCATCTTGGACGAGGTCGTGCCTTCGGACGAGCTCGTCCCCCGCGCCGCTGCGCTGGCTCGGGAGCTCGGGAAGACGGAGCGTCGATTGGCGCTCGAGCGCAGCGATCGCCTGGAGCCCGAGGCCGAGTGGCGCGAGATCCTCGCTCGCGCGGGTCGCGAGCTCCAAAAGAAGCAGCCCCACGTGACCCACCCGAGCGCTTGCCTCGAGGCCATCGAGCACGGCCTGGTCCACGGCGGCTGCGCCGGGCTCGAGCGCGAGCGCGAGCTGTTCCTCGAGGCGCTCGCCAGCGAGCCCGCCCGCGCGCTGATCCACCTGTTCTTCGCGGAGCGAGCCGCCGCGAAGGTGCCCGGAGTCACGGACGCGGGGCTCAGCCCGCGCCACCCCTCTCGGGTCGTGGTGATCGGCGGCGGGACCATGGGCTCCGGCATCGCGACGGCCTTGCTCGACGCCGGCGTCGGCGTGGGTCTGGTCGAGGCCAGCGCGGCCCTCGGCGACGCGGCGGCCGCGCGCATCCGCAAGAACTTCGCGCGCAGCATCGAGAAGGGACGCCTCAGCGCGGCAGCGGCGGAGCAGCGAGTCGCGGGCCTGTCGCTCCACACCGAGCTCGATGCGCTCGGCGAGGCGGGCTTCGTGATCGAGGCCGCCACCGAGGAGCTCGATCTCAAGCGCCAGCTGTTCGCGGAGCTCGGGCGGCGGACGGGACCGGACACCTGGCTCGCCAGCAACACCTCGACCATCGACCTGGAGCTCCTGGCTGAGGCGAGCGGCGCCCCGGAGCGGGTCCTGGGCCTGCACTTCTTCAGCCCGGCTCACGTGATGAAGCTGGTCGAGGTGGTGCGTACGCCCCGCACCTCGGCCCGCGCTCTGTCCGATGCCCTCGCGCTCTGCAAGCGCATGAAGAAGACCAGCGTCACCGTGGGCAACTGCACCGGCTTCCTGGTCAATCGCATCTTCATGCCGTATTCGCAACTGACCGGGCTGTTGATCGATCGCGGCGTGGATCCGTACCGCATCGACCGCGCGCTCTCCGAGTTCGGCATGCCGATGGGACCGTCGCGCATGAGCGATCTGGCCGGGCTCGACGTCGGTGTCGCCGCCGGCGCGATCCTCGACGCGGCCTACCCCACGCGGGCCTACCGCTCCGCGCTCAGGCGCGTGCTGGTGGAAGCCGGCAGGCTGGGCGAGAAGACCGGCGCTGGCCACTACCGCCACGAGAGCGGACGCGCCGAAGAGGATCCCGAGCTCACCGCGTTCGTCGCCCGCGCACGCGAGCTCGCCGGCTCACCCGCGGAGGTAGCGCTCGCGGACGCAGAGATCCCACGCATCCTCTTGTTCGGCGTGGTGAACGAGGCGTGCCGGGCGTTGGAGGAAGGCATCGTGCTCCGCCCGAGTGACATCGATGTCGCCGCAAATCTGGGCATGGGCTTCCCGGCCTTTCGTGGCGGGCCGATGCGCTGGGCCGACGGCATCGGCGCGGCGGCCGTCCACGCGGCGCTGGTCGAGTGGCGCGATCGCTTCGCTCAGCCGATCTTCGAGCCCGCGCCGTACCTGGCCGACTGCGCGCGCACGGGCGCGTCGCTCCTCACTCGATGCTGA
- a CDS encoding mechanosensitive ion channel, whose protein sequence is MRQILLSFLVLVVAVLFSRSAGAEPPDHCKSPRAAVESVFGWLGPEHHNPAKATRCLERTGRSAREIRESALRIHAIYSARALKIDPTRFSDEPGWVNPETRRASVAPHAALPEVVVERQADGAWRWTRSALDSVDEQYEDSLLLGERGLVRYMPDWLRARALGVELWQALALVIIFVVGLGLRQVIRVVLKHRLASFAERRGARLAAEIVKVVATPGAMLIGALMLRLAYPKLGLSLDAAVALATLARGLVVVAVVFALYRLVDVLAAHMSLRAEVSESRLDDQMVPLVRTSLKLILVLAGVLIVLQNLNVNVASLLAGLGIGGLAMALAAKDTIANFFASVMIFVDRPFRIGDWIKVEEVEGSVEEVGFRSTRIRTLADSLVTLPNARLAEAKIDNLGVRRQRRIAATFALAYDTPVERVEAFVEGVRAIIWASDKTLKHKFEVHLKDLGSSSLDVMLHCYVEVTSWSEELTTRHDMFLEILRLAEAIGVRFAFPTRTLHIESLAGATPVVKRSEADAAELARLVNGFASGGAASRLGSVRVTDGHWPKSEAPQAE, encoded by the coding sequence TTGCGCCAGATTCTTCTCAGCTTCCTCGTGCTCGTCGTTGCGGTCCTCTTCAGCCGGAGTGCCGGCGCCGAGCCGCCTGACCACTGCAAGTCGCCGCGAGCGGCGGTCGAGTCGGTGTTCGGGTGGCTCGGGCCCGAGCACCACAACCCGGCCAAGGCCACCCGCTGCCTCGAACGCACCGGGCGCTCCGCCCGCGAGATCCGCGAGAGCGCGCTGCGCATCCACGCGATCTACTCGGCGCGCGCGCTGAAGATCGACCCAACACGCTTCAGCGACGAGCCCGGCTGGGTCAACCCCGAGACGCGTCGGGCCTCGGTCGCGCCCCACGCCGCCTTGCCGGAGGTCGTGGTCGAGAGGCAGGCGGACGGCGCGTGGCGCTGGACGAGGAGCGCGCTCGATTCCGTCGACGAGCAGTACGAAGACTCGCTCCTGCTCGGCGAGCGGGGCCTGGTCAGGTACATGCCGGACTGGCTCCGCGCCCGAGCGCTCGGCGTCGAGCTCTGGCAGGCGCTGGCGCTCGTCATCATCTTCGTGGTCGGGCTCGGGCTCCGGCAGGTGATTCGCGTCGTACTGAAGCACCGCCTGGCGAGCTTCGCCGAGCGCCGTGGCGCTCGCCTCGCTGCCGAGATCGTCAAGGTGGTCGCGACGCCGGGCGCCATGCTGATCGGGGCGCTGATGCTGAGGCTCGCCTATCCGAAGCTCGGGCTCTCGCTGGATGCCGCCGTGGCGCTCGCCACGCTGGCGCGGGGACTGGTCGTGGTCGCCGTCGTGTTCGCCCTGTACCGGCTCGTCGACGTGTTGGCCGCCCACATGTCGCTCAGAGCCGAGGTCAGCGAGTCACGGCTCGACGATCAGATGGTGCCGCTGGTTCGCACCTCGCTGAAGCTCATCCTGGTCCTGGCGGGTGTCTTGATCGTGCTCCAGAACCTGAACGTGAACGTGGCCTCGCTGCTGGCGGGCCTGGGCATCGGCGGCCTGGCCATGGCGCTGGCGGCCAAGGACACCATCGCCAACTTCTTCGCGAGCGTCATGATCTTCGTCGATCGTCCGTTCCGCATCGGCGACTGGATCAAGGTGGAAGAAGTGGAGGGCTCGGTGGAGGAGGTGGGATTCCGCTCGACCCGCATTCGAACGCTGGCAGACTCGCTGGTCACGCTGCCGAACGCCCGACTCGCGGAGGCGAAGATCGACAACCTGGGCGTGCGCCGCCAGCGGCGCATCGCGGCGACGTTCGCCTTGGCCTACGACACGCCCGTCGAGCGCGTCGAGGCCTTCGTCGAAGGCGTGCGCGCCATCATCTGGGCGAGCGACAAGACCCTCAAGCACAAGTTCGAGGTACACCTGAAGGACCTGGGAAGCTCGTCGCTCGACGTCATGCTCCACTGCTACGTGGAGGTGACGAGTTGGTCCGAGGAGCTCACCACCCGCCACGACATGTTCTTGGAGATCTTGCGGCTCGCGGAGGCAATCGGCGTCCGCTTCGCGTTCCCGACGCGAACGCTGCACATCGAGTCGCTGGCGGGCGCCACGCCGGTGGTGAAGCGCTCCGAGGCCGACGCGGCGGAGCTTGCACGGCTGGTGAACGGGTTCGCGTCGGGAGGCGCGGCGTCGCGGCTGGGCAGCGTGCGTGTGACGGACGGCCACTGGCCGAAGAGCGAGGCACCTCAGGCGGAGTGA
- a CDS encoding PilZ domain-containing protein, translating to MSRRENERYQVWIPVKVDALREGIAVTHDASSRGVLMLTASTLDPGASVEVALKLPDEPVPRRVTGRVVRIEQNQEDPHGLWPHRMAIEFDEVVPELEWVVGASAAPERRRDPERPES from the coding sequence ATGTCCCGCCGAGAGAACGAGCGCTACCAGGTCTGGATCCCCGTCAAAGTCGACGCGCTGCGCGAAGGCATCGCCGTGACCCACGACGCCAGCAGCCGTGGCGTGTTGATGCTCACCGCCAGCACGCTGGACCCCGGCGCCAGCGTCGAGGTCGCCCTCAAGCTCCCGGACGAGCCGGTGCCTCGGCGTGTCACCGGGCGAGTCGTGCGCATCGAGCAGAACCAGGAGGATCCGCACGGTCTCTGGCCGCACCGCATGGCCATCGAGTTCGACGAGGTCGTCCCGGAGCTCGAGTGGGTGGTGGGAGCCTCCGCTGCCCCGGAGCGGCGCCGCGATCCCGAGCGGCCCGAGAGCTGA
- a CDS encoding SRPBCC domain-containing protein translates to MAREISQAVTFDATPAVVYRALVDPKHHAAMTGSRATNDGKVGGTFSAYDGYIVGFNVELSKGNRIVQAWRANDWKEGAWSIACFELSSASWSCASASAIVASTCNSRPSSQGARLPPAKATVTPRRRRPTPGRPRAAVCRQRPGSSAVSACSAWPASPTSPSTAAGRKTT, encoded by the coding sequence ATGGCACGAGAGATTTCCCAGGCAGTGACCTTCGACGCGACGCCCGCAGTCGTCTACCGCGCGCTCGTCGACCCCAAGCACCACGCGGCCATGACCGGCAGCCGGGCCACCAACGACGGCAAGGTCGGCGGGACCTTCAGCGCCTACGACGGCTACATCGTGGGCTTCAACGTGGAGCTCTCGAAGGGCAACCGCATCGTGCAGGCGTGGCGCGCCAACGACTGGAAGGAGGGCGCGTGGTCCATCGCGTGCTTCGAGCTATCGAGCGCAAGCTGGTCGTGCGCGTCGGCGAGCGCAATCGTCGCATCGACGTGCAATTCTCGCCCAAGCTCGCAGGGGGCTCGGCTCCCCCCGGCGAAGGCAACGGTGACGCCCCGCCGCCGGAGGCCGACCCCGGGCCGTCCAAGGGCGGCGGTGTGCCGGCAGCGACCTGGATCCTCGGCGGTGTCGGCGTGCTCGGCCTGGCCGGCTTCACCTACTTCGCCCTCGACGGCAGCCGGAAGGAAGACGACCTGA
- a CDS encoding EVE domain-containing protein, whose product MATWLLKTEPSAYSFADLVRDKKAVWDGIRNPEARNNLRAAKKGDLVLVYHTGDERRVVGLGRITREAYPDPADADWLAVDIAPGRALAEPVTLGELKAEKKLADFALIRRSRLSVVPVTDAELGVILALGKTKL is encoded by the coding sequence TTGGCGACCTGGCTCCTCAAGACCGAGCCGAGCGCCTACTCGTTCGCCGACCTCGTGCGGGACAAGAAGGCCGTCTGGGACGGCATTCGGAACCCCGAAGCGCGCAACAACCTGCGCGCCGCCAAGAAGGGAGACCTGGTGCTCGTCTACCACACCGGTGACGAAAGGCGGGTGGTCGGTCTCGGCAGGATCACCCGCGAGGCCTACCCGGATCCGGCCGACGCCGACTGGCTGGCGGTGGACATTGCGCCGGGCCGGGCGCTCGCCGAGCCGGTGACACTGGGAGAGCTCAAGGCCGAGAAGAAGCTGGCCGACTTCGCGCTGATCCGCCGCAGCCGCCTGTCGGTGGTGCCGGTCACGGACGCCGAGCTCGGGGTGATTCTGGCGCTGGGCAAGACCAAGCTTTGA
- a CDS encoding OPT/YSL family transporter: MEKDEGSSPEAGSGDVDANAEPAAEKTHVDEKHAGLPQLTDEEIRTWTLEQKDRWWLKNVFKGDMPQLTLRSGLTGMFLGGLLSLTNLYVGAKTGWTLGVGITSVILAFAMFKILSSFKLGREFTLLENNAMQSIATSAGYMTAPMISSLAAYMMVTGKVIPMMTTMIWITAVAVLGVLFAFPLKRRFINDEQLPFPEGRAAGVVMDALHSGDAKAGLLKAKILVVTGGLAALLKVAQSEPITKKLGATFLHVPEYLDDWLYKLTTLKVGGVDLRQLTVRPDTDFVMMAAGGLMGIRTGVSIMIGACVNYLVLAPWAIANGDIHGKLKDGVTLYGFRAITMWALWGGVAMMTTASLFAFFSKPQILVSAFKGLFGKKDPTKQSDVLKDIELPMNVFVIGIPVVGGIVVALAAHFFDVAVWMGIIAIPLIFVFTLIAVNSTGLTSITPSGALGKLTQLTYGVIAPGNITTNLMTAGITGEVAGNASNLLMDIKPGYMLGGKPRHQAVGHVLGIIAGALVSVPVFYLVFMRNGPANLVTDQYPMPGATIWKAVAEVLTKGLSNLEVSARWMALVGAIVGIALEVGKLASKGRFWISGVGIGLAFVIPFNTCLAMFIGSFLFWLAERLFKKEESTAHQVFVKNMEPTCAGLIAGGALMGIGVILIENFVL, encoded by the coding sequence ATGGAGAAGGACGAGGGCAGCTCGCCCGAGGCGGGCTCGGGGGACGTGGACGCGAACGCCGAACCGGCCGCGGAGAAGACCCACGTAGACGAGAAACACGCCGGGCTTCCCCAGCTCACCGACGAGGAGATCCGCACCTGGACCCTCGAGCAGAAGGACCGCTGGTGGCTGAAGAACGTGTTCAAGGGCGACATGCCGCAGCTCACGCTGCGCTCCGGCCTCACCGGCATGTTCCTGGGCGGCCTGCTCTCGCTGACCAACCTGTACGTCGGCGCGAAGACGGGCTGGACCCTCGGCGTCGGCATCACCAGCGTCATCCTGGCGTTCGCGATGTTCAAGATCCTGTCGAGCTTCAAGCTCGGCCGTGAGTTCACCCTGCTCGAGAACAACGCGATGCAGTCCATCGCCACGAGCGCGGGCTACATGACCGCGCCGATGATCTCGAGCCTGGCCGCCTACATGATGGTCACCGGCAAGGTCATCCCGATGATGACCACGATGATCTGGATCACCGCGGTCGCCGTCCTGGGCGTGCTGTTCGCCTTTCCGCTCAAGCGTCGCTTCATCAACGACGAGCAGCTACCCTTCCCCGAGGGTCGCGCCGCCGGCGTGGTGATGGACGCGCTGCACTCCGGCGACGCCAAGGCCGGCTTGCTGAAGGCCAAGATCTTGGTCGTGACCGGCGGCCTGGCCGCGTTGCTCAAGGTCGCGCAGAGCGAGCCCATCACCAAGAAGCTCGGCGCGACGTTCCTGCACGTGCCGGAGTACCTGGACGACTGGCTGTACAAGCTGACCACGCTGAAGGTCGGCGGCGTGGACCTGCGCCAGCTCACGGTGCGCCCGGACACCGACTTCGTGATGATGGCCGCCGGCGGCCTGATGGGCATCCGAACCGGCGTTTCCATCATGATCGGCGCCTGCGTCAACTACCTGGTGCTCGCCCCCTGGGCCATCGCCAACGGCGACATCCACGGCAAGCTGAAGGACGGCGTCACGCTCTACGGCTTCCGCGCCATCACCATGTGGGCGCTGTGGGGGGGCGTCGCCATGATGACCACGGCCAGCCTGTTCGCCTTCTTCTCGAAGCCGCAGATCCTGGTCAGCGCCTTCAAGGGCCTGTTCGGCAAGAAGGACCCGACGAAGCAGAGCGACGTCCTCAAGGACATCGAGCTGCCCATGAACGTGTTCGTGATCGGCATTCCGGTGGTCGGCGGCATCGTGGTCGCGTTGGCCGCCCACTTCTTCGACGTGGCAGTGTGGATGGGCATCATCGCCATCCCGCTGATCTTCGTGTTCACGCTGATCGCGGTGAACTCCACGGGCCTGACCTCGATCACGCCGAGCGGCGCCCTGGGCAAGCTCACCCAGCTCACCTACGGCGTGATCGCCCCGGGCAACATCACCACCAACCTGATGACCGCCGGCATCACCGGCGAGGTCGCCGGCAACGCCTCGAACCTGCTCATGGACATCAAGCCGGGCTACATGCTGGGCGGCAAGCCGCGCCACCAGGCCGTGGGCCACGTGCTCGGCATCATCGCCGGCGCGCTGGTCTCGGTGCCGGTCTTCTACCTGGTGTTCATGCGCAACGGACCGGCGAACCTGGTCACCGATCAGTACCCCATGCCCGGCGCCACCATCTGGAAGGCCGTCGCGGAGGTGCTGACCAAGGGCCTCTCGAACCTGGAGGTCAGCGCGCGCTGGATGGCCCTCGTCGGCGCCATCGTCGGCATCGCCCTCGAGGTCGGCAAGCTCGCGAGCAAGGGTCGCTTCTGGATCTCCGGCGTGGGCATCGGCCTGGCCTTCGTGATCCCGTTCAACACCTGCCTGGCCATGTTCATCGGCTCGTTCCTGTTCTGGCTGGCGGAGCGCCTGTTCAAGAAGGAAGAGAGCACCGCGCACCAGGTGTTCGTGAAGAACATGGAGCCCACCTGCGCCGGGCTCATCGCCGGCGGCGCTCTGATGGGCATCGGCGTGATCTTGATCGAGAACTTCGTGCTCTGA
- a CDS encoding ATP-dependent metallopeptidase FtsH/Yme1/Tma family protein → MSQSMPPGQPPTEPPRPEGDKPAAERPSWKGWIILALLLAGFWAWQYFGAAEEAHPEISYTQLYRFADEGKVESVTVRGQTITGKLKHPETVAGRPLQTFKSMVPAQEDKDLIPLFRSKNVEISVKSEEQPFALQLLVNLIPFALIIGLWVWFSRRAQRMLGSGGPFGAGGVLKGRSHRFEREGQVAVKFDDVAGLASAKQDLREVVEFLRHPEQFRRLGGKVPRGILLVGPPGTGKTLLARAVAGEAQVPFFSINGSEFIELFVGVGAARVRELFDEAKKVAPAIVFIDEIDAVGRSRGAGMGGGHDEREQTLNQLLSEMDGFSRNDLTIVLAATNRPDVLDSALLRPGRFDRRVMVDRPECAARRAILAVHTKDKPLAEDVDLDATAKNTPGFSGADLANLVNEAALGATRRGAESIAQSDFLAAYDKIVLGDPRETKLDPNEKQRVAVHEAGHAVIAHFTPGAEPPERVTIIPRGMALGVTQQTPGADRHIMTQSELSARLRVLMGGYAAESVVFGDVSSGAANDLQKATDIAFKMVAHFGMSERVGPVFHEHRTEHPFLGQMLATEGGTSDATVHVIEQETRKFLSDAVDVAKSLVRERRAELDRLVSALMDDETIERKRLDELLGSRT, encoded by the coding sequence ATGTCCCAGAGCATGCCGCCCGGACAGCCGCCGACGGAGCCGCCGAGGCCCGAAGGCGACAAGCCGGCGGCAGAGCGCCCGTCGTGGAAGGGCTGGATCATCTTGGCGCTGCTGCTCGCGGGCTTCTGGGCCTGGCAGTACTTCGGAGCTGCCGAGGAGGCGCACCCCGAGATCAGCTACACGCAGCTCTACCGCTTCGCGGACGAGGGCAAGGTCGAGAGCGTGACCGTGCGCGGGCAGACCATCACCGGCAAGCTGAAGCACCCGGAGACCGTCGCTGGGCGCCCGCTCCAGACCTTCAAGTCGATGGTCCCCGCGCAGGAGGACAAGGATCTCATCCCGCTCTTCCGCAGCAAGAACGTCGAGATCTCCGTCAAGAGCGAGGAGCAGCCGTTCGCGCTCCAGCTCCTGGTCAACCTGATCCCGTTCGCGTTGATCATCGGGCTCTGGGTCTGGTTCTCGCGGCGCGCGCAGCGCATGCTCGGCTCCGGCGGCCCGTTCGGCGCCGGCGGTGTGCTGAAGGGCCGCTCGCACCGGTTCGAGCGCGAGGGCCAGGTGGCCGTCAAGTTCGACGACGTCGCCGGGTTGGCCTCGGCCAAGCAGGACCTGCGCGAGGTGGTCGAGTTCCTGCGGCACCCGGAGCAGTTTCGTCGCCTGGGCGGCAAGGTGCCGAGGGGCATCTTGCTGGTTGGCCCGCCGGGCACCGGCAAGACGCTCTTGGCGCGGGCGGTCGCCGGCGAGGCTCAGGTCCCGTTCTTCTCCATCAACGGCTCGGAGTTCATCGAGCTGTTCGTCGGGGTCGGCGCCGCCCGCGTGCGCGAGCTCTTCGACGAGGCCAAGAAGGTCGCCCCCGCCATCGTCTTCATCGACGAGATCGACGCCGTGGGGCGCTCCCGCGGGGCGGGCATGGGCGGCGGGCACGACGAGCGCGAGCAGACCCTGAACCAGCTCTTGTCGGAGATGGACGGCTTCTCGCGCAACGACCTGACGATCGTGCTCGCGGCCACCAACCGGCCCGACGTGCTCGACTCCGCGCTGCTCCGGCCCGGGCGCTTCGATCGACGCGTGATGGTGGATCGGCCGGAGTGCGCCGCGCGGCGGGCCATCCTCGCCGTCCACACCAAGGACAAGCCTCTCGCGGAAGACGTCGATCTGGACGCCACGGCCAAGAACACGCCCGGCTTCTCCGGCGCCGACCTGGCCAATCTGGTCAACGAAGCGGCGCTCGGGGCAACGCGCCGCGGAGCCGAGTCCATCGCGCAGAGCGATTTCCTGGCCGCGTACGACAAGATCGTGCTGGGCGACCCCCGAGAGACGAAGCTCGACCCGAACGAGAAGCAGCGCGTCGCCGTACACGAGGCGGGGCACGCCGTGATCGCCCACTTCACCCCCGGCGCCGAGCCACCCGAGCGCGTCACCATCATCCCGCGCGGCATGGCCCTCGGCGTGACGCAGCAGACTCCCGGCGCCGATCGCCACATCATGACGCAGTCCGAGCTCTCGGCGCGGCTCAGGGTGCTGATGGGCGGCTACGCGGCGGAGAGCGTGGTGTTCGGCGACGTGTCGAGCGGCGCCGCCAACGACCTTCAGAAGGCCACCGACATCGCCTTCAAGATGGTCGCGCACTTCGGCATGAGCGAGCGCGTCGGCCCCGTGTTCCACGAGCACCGGACCGAGCACCCGTTCCTGGGCCAGATGCTCGCGACCGAGGGCGGGACGAGCGACGCCACGGTCCACGTGATCGAACAGGAGACGCGAAAATTCCTGAGTGACGCCGTCGACGTCGCGAAGTCGCTGGTGCGCGAGCGCCGGGCGGAGCTCGACCGGTTGGTCAGCGCGCTCATGGACGACGAGACCATCGAACGCAAGCGCCTCGACGAGCTGTTGGGCAGCCGAACATGA
- a CDS encoding SH3 domain-containing protein: MRPLAVLLLALLALGCRDGLTRPAPTGAASAAPSPSAVPSGERARLRATNVQGVPLHPEERAAAVSGRLPDGAEVEILARSTDGQWLEVRGKDGTRGWITRRYLAGAGPAPASPAGVSPSTDSPWSSRAACEKALSEGRRLERPDGVARFGTWNVRWFPDGKPGKGQEGKGTDLAWLACAIAWSNVDALAVQEFKTTERAMQALAEVRRALDRHTGGSWEAAFDDCPNRDSQHVGVLYDGKRVKARAPTTLAALNPHGEPCKNSLRPGLALYVTLPGGLDLHFVSVHAKSGTERRSLELRDKSLSALGEADKALQALVQDRDVLLAGDFNTMGCKDCSPPVSADEELGRADGVLGRQGYRRVAAEKPCSEYHDGRGTLLDHFVASSSFAELPKQARVVVSGICGDTSCAVGPAAGPGAAQRELSDHCPLFLDIPDRDLD, encoded by the coding sequence ATGCGCCCCCTGGCCGTGCTCCTGCTCGCCCTCCTCGCGCTCGGTTGTCGCGATGGTTTGACGCGTCCGGCGCCCACCGGAGCGGCGAGCGCAGCGCCGAGCCCGAGCGCGGTGCCGAGCGGCGAGAGGGCCCGCCTCCGCGCCACGAATGTCCAGGGCGTGCCGCTGCACCCCGAGGAGCGCGCCGCGGCGGTGTCGGGCCGTCTGCCGGACGGCGCGGAGGTGGAGATCCTCGCACGGAGCACCGACGGCCAGTGGCTGGAGGTGCGCGGCAAGGACGGAACACGCGGCTGGATCACGCGCCGCTACCTGGCCGGCGCTGGTCCCGCGCCTGCGTCCCCTGCCGGCGTGTCGCCGAGCACCGACTCGCCCTGGTCGTCGCGCGCCGCCTGCGAAAAGGCGCTGTCCGAAGGGCGGCGGCTCGAGCGACCCGACGGCGTCGCGCGCTTCGGCACCTGGAACGTGCGCTGGTTTCCCGACGGCAAGCCGGGCAAGGGCCAGGAGGGCAAGGGGACGGACCTCGCCTGGCTCGCTTGCGCGATCGCTTGGTCCAATGTGGACGCGCTGGCCGTGCAGGAGTTCAAGACGACCGAGCGCGCCATGCAGGCGTTGGCCGAGGTGCGCCGCGCGCTCGACCGCCACACCGGAGGCAGCTGGGAGGCCGCCTTCGACGACTGCCCGAACCGCGACTCGCAGCACGTCGGGGTGCTCTACGACGGCAAGCGGGTCAAGGCGCGCGCTCCGACCACCCTCGCCGCGCTGAATCCCCACGGTGAGCCGTGCAAGAACAGCCTGCGTCCGGGCCTCGCGCTCTACGTGACGCTGCCCGGCGGTCTCGATCTCCACTTCGTGTCCGTCCACGCGAAGAGCGGCACCGAGCGGCGCTCGCTCGAGCTCCGCGACAAGAGCCTGTCCGCCCTGGGCGAGGCTGACAAGGCGTTGCAGGCGCTGGTGCAGGACCGCGACGTGCTCCTCGCTGGCGACTTCAACACCATGGGCTGCAAGGACTGCTCGCCGCCCGTCTCGGCCGACGAGGAGCTCGGGCGCGCCGACGGCGTGCTCGGCCGGCAGGGGTACCGGCGGGTCGCCGCCGAGAAGCCGTGCTCGGAATACCACGACGGTCGGGGCACCTTGCTCGACCATTTCGTCGCGTCCAGCTCCTTCGCGGAGCTGCCCAAGCAGGCTCGGGTGGTGGTCTCCGGTATCTGCGGCGACACCTCCTGCGCCGTCGGACCCGCGGCGGGTCCGGGGGCGGCCCAGCGCGAGCTTTCCGACCACTGCCCGCTGTTCCTGGACATCCCCGATCGGGACTTGGACTAG